In Malaclemys terrapin pileata isolate rMalTer1 chromosome 11, rMalTer1.hap1, whole genome shotgun sequence, a single genomic region encodes these proteins:
- the CTLA4 gene encoding cytotoxic T-lymphocyte protein 4, with translation MLTLLITIGFLSTATGIAKALKVTQPAVVLANRQGVANLVCEYKHIGNAEEIRVTLLKQTGREYTEICASTYTTEYQMFIVEKIIECHVSPSQNNVTLTLMGLHASDAGLYICKMERLYPPPYYMNTGKGTQLFVTDPEPCPDTDLYLWILGAAASGLFIYSILITACVLSKVIRKRKYLTTGLYVKMTSEEEKKVKPYHIVIR, from the exons CTCTCAAAGTGACCCAGCCAGCAGTGGTGTTGGCCAACAGGCAAGGAGTTGCCAATCTGGTGTGTGAATATAAGCACATTGGGAATGCAGAGGAAATCCGAGTGACCCTGCTTAAACAGACGGGCAGGGAGTACACCGAGATCTGTGCTTCAACCTACACAACTGAGTACCAGATGTTCATTGTGGAAAAGATCATTGAGTGTCACGTCAGCCCCAGCCAAAACAATGTGACCCTCACTCTCATGGGGCTGCATGCTTCTGATGCTGGTCTATATATCTGCAAGATGGAGCGGCTGTACCCACCACCCTATTATATGAACACAGGCAAGGGAACCCAGCTCTTTGTCACTG ATCCCGAGCCCTGCCCAGACACTGACCTGTATCTCTGGATATTAGGAGCAGCTGCTTCAGGATTGTTTATTTACAGTATCCTCATCACAGCCTGTGTCCTGAGCAAAGTG ATTCGGAAGAGGAAATATCTCACTACTGGGCTCTATGTGAAAATGACttcagaggaagagaagaaagtgAAGCCGTATCACATCGTCATTCGCTGA